In one Vibrio sp. CB1-14 genomic region, the following are encoded:
- the chbA gene encoding PTS N,N'-diacetylchitobiose transporter subunit IIA, protein MDLEEQVMGIIINAGQSRSLCYEALRHAKNGEFEEAEGLMKEAQEFANQAHLVQTQLIEADEGTGKMKMTLVMVHAQDHLMTSMLAKELVAEMIELHKRTAK, encoded by the coding sequence ATGGATCTAGAAGAACAAGTGATGGGCATCATCATCAATGCGGGTCAGTCTCGCAGCCTGTGTTATGAAGCACTTCGCCATGCTAAAAACGGCGAGTTTGAAGAGGCTGAAGGCTTGATGAAAGAAGCGCAAGAGTTTGCAAACCAAGCTCACTTAGTTCAGACCCAGCTTATTGAAGCCGACGAAGGCACGGGCAAAATGAAGATGACGCTAGTGATGGTTCACGCACAAGATCACCTAATGACTTCCATGCTTGCGAAAGAGTTAGTCGCGGAAATGATTGAACTACACAAGCGTACCGCTAAGTAA